From the genome of Pelmatolapia mariae isolate MD_Pm_ZW linkage group LG12, Pm_UMD_F_2, whole genome shotgun sequence, one region includes:
- the dusp2 gene encoding dual specificity protein phosphatase 2, which yields MNSINEPLEITGNELVHILRTPRDQYTSAGCVVLDCRPFLDFSLAHICESRNVNWNAMLRRRSKSSVVALEWLIPDKALRARLQSGEFSPVVVVDERSSSMAELKAESVAQMLLTALQNEVHTQICFLQGGFGAFSEAYPDLCYTSTINHCAVEPEPKVTGRRTPAYDQDGPVELLPFLFLGSAIHSSRRETLAAAGITAVLNVSSTCPNFYEGEFQYLRLTVEDTLAADIRACFSAAIAFIDSVKQSGGRVLVHCQAGISRSATICLAYLMHTQRVRLDEAFDFVKQRRHVISPNLAFMGQLLQFETDVLCQG from the exons ATGAATTCAATCAACGAACCTTTGGAAATAACTGGCAACGAGTTGGTTCACATACTCAGGACCCCCCGGGATCAGTACACCTCTGCAGGGTGCGTAGTGCTGGACTGCAGACCATTTCTCGACTTTTCCTTGGCGCACATCTGCGAGTCCCGAAACGTGAACTGGAACGCCATGCTGCGTCGTAGATCCAAAAGTTCAGTGGTGGCTCTGGAGTGGCTCATTCCGGACAAGGCGCTCAGGGCCCGGCTCCAGAGTGGGGAGTTCTCcccagtggtggtggtggatgAGAGAAGCAGCTCCATGGCCGAGCTGAAGGCGGAGAGCGTGGCCCAGATGCTGCTCACCGCCCTGCAAAACGAAGTTCACACGCAGATCTGCTTTCTGCAAG GTGGATTTGGGGCATTTTCTGAGGCCTATCCGGATCTTTGCTACACTTCAACCATCAATCACTGTGCAGTGGAGCCAGAGCCAAAAGTGACAGGCCGCAGAACACCCGCGTATGATCAG GATGGTCCCGTGGAGCTGCTACCTTTCTTGTTTTTGGGCAGTGCCATCCACTCGTCCCGCAGAGAGACTCTGGCTGCAGCCGGCATCACAGCTGTGCTCAACGTGTCCTCCACCTGTCCCAACTTCTATGAAGGGGAGTTTCAGTACCTGCGACTCACTGTGGAGGACACACTGGCTGCAGACATCAGAGCCTGCTTTTCTGCCGCAATTGCATTCATTG ACTCGGTGAAGCAGAGCGGTGGAAGGGTGCTGGTGCACTGTCAGGCAGGTATATCCCGTTCAGCCACCATCTGTCTGGCCTACCTCATGCACACTCAACGTGTCCGGCTGGACGAGGCGTTCGACTTCGTCAAGCAGCGGCGTCACGTCATCTCGCCAAACCTGGCTTTCATGGGACAGCTGCTGCAGTTTGAGACTGATGTTCTGTGTCAGGGATGA
- the adra2b gene encoding alpha-2B adrenergic receptor, which yields MASVQDSGCSMELSGWNSSVSGSGSSVPCNQSVLKPAPYSPEATAAFATAITLMVIFTIVGNIMVIIAVLTSRSLRGPQNLFLVSLAAADILVATLIIPFSLANELLGYWYFKSLWCEIYLALDVLFCTSSIVHLCAISLDRYLSISRVTYGRQRTPRRIKAAIVVVWLISAIISFPPLLSLNKSEGGDKGSERGPQCQLNDERWYILYSTIGSFFAPCLIMILVYIRIYQIAKQRTRCPPGEPRKDGVGCATPSQPPRHVQANGKDEEESTPPSSNKTSNARPPTLAITPSPAPAESQTSPNPTPNNLLQPPSPSPAVPTATEVDTSSQVPSTPSTVPQSATKTKAEGKKGKRLEKKKADNNNADSSSTESDMEHSHGGGRGSTSMPGSPAGGGIHSPASVKRYRDMIATSKGARLVPGRKSKTDNNPGAARRKAMVNREKRFTFVLAVVIGVFMVCWFPFFFSYSLQAVCPETCTIPGPLFTFFFWIGYCNSSLNPVIYTIFNKDFRKAFKKILCRSTKGTFF from the coding sequence ATGGCCTCGGTTCAGGACAGCGGCTGCTCCATGGAGCTGAGTGGCTGGAACAGCAGTGTGAGCGGCTCGGGATCCTCCGTGCCATGCAACCAGAGTGTCCTAAAGCCTGCCCCCTACTCCCCGGAAGCAACGGCGGCCTTTGCCACCGCCATAACCTTAATGGTCATCTTCACTATCGTCGGGAACATCATGGTCATCATCGCTGTCCTAACCAGCCGGTCACTCCGAGGTCCGCAGAATCTGTTCTTGGTGTCATTAGCTGCTGCGGACATTTTAGTGGCTACACTCATCATCCCCTTTTCTTTAGCCAACGAACTGCTTGGCTACTGGTACTTCAAGTCTCTGTGGTGTGAGATCTACCTGGCGCTGGACGTGCTGTTCTGCACCTCCTCCATCGTGCACCTGTGTGCCATCTCATTGGACCGCTACCTGTCAATCTCCAGGGTCACTTACGGACGTCAGCGGACACCCAGACGCATCAAAGCCGCTATTGTGGTAGTGTGGCTCATCTCTGCCATTATCTCCTTCCCTCCCCTGCTCTCTTTGAACAAGAGTGAGGGAGGCGACAAGGGGAGTGAGAGAGGACCTCAGTGCCAGCTGAATGATGAGCGCTGGTACATCCTTTACTCCACCATTGGCTCCTTCTTCGCTCCATGTCTCATCATGATCCTGGTCTACATAAGAATTTACCAAATAGCCAAGCAGAGAACACGCTGCCCGCCAGGAGAGCCCAGGAAAGATGGGGTTGGCTGTGCAACGCCAAGTCAGCCTCCTCGGCATGTACAAGCCAATGGGAAGGATGAAGAAGAAAGCACACCTCCTTCGTCCAACAAAACCTCAAATGCCAGACCCCCCACCCTCGCTATTACACCTTCTCCAGCTCCAGCGGAGTCTCAAACCTCCCCAAATCCCACACCCAATAATCTCCTGCAGCCTCCATCCCCTTCTCCAGCCGTGCCCACGGCCACAGAGGTTGATACCTCTTCACAAGTCCCCTCAACCCCCTCCACTGTGCCTCAGTCTGCCACCAAGACTAAAGCGGAGGGGAAAAAGGGCAAGcgtctggaaaagaaaaaggctgaCAATAACAATGCTGACAGCTCAAGCACAGAGAGCGATATGGAGCACAGCCATGGAGGGGGACGCGGCAGCACCAGCATGCCAGGGTCTCCTGCTGGAGGGGGGATCCACTCCCCAGCCTCAGTCAAGCGCTACCGCGACATGATTGCCACTTCAAAGGGGGCTCGTCTGGTGCCAGGGAGAAAGTCAAAAACAGATAACAACCCTGGAGCAGCGAGGCGTAAAGCCATGGTCAACAGAGAGAAACGTTTCACCTTTGTCCTGGCAGTGGTCATTGGTGTCTTTATGGTGTGCTGGTtccccttcttcttctcctactCTCTCCAGGCAGTGTGCCCAGAGACTTGCACCATCCCAGGTCCActctttacatttttcttctgGATTGGTTACTGCAACTCCTCACTCAACCCAGTCATATACACTATCTTTAACAAAGACTTTAGAAAGGCCTTCAAAAAGATACTGTGCAGAAGCACCAAGGGTACTTTCTTTTAG